TGACggtaaacaaagaaatggaTCCAAAATTGGTTGATATCTTGACATGGAGGAGTTAAGCAAGGACGAAAGAGTTGGAAACGCAGTTACTAAAATCGGAAGTATTCAACAACATTCTTTGCTTTGGAATTACTTTTCTCGGATGTTACCCTAACTACTAACACTGTGAATTCAGACATCTCCGACCAATCCACGTGTTTGGTTTCACGCTAGAACATGACCACTTTGTGAGTTACTACCAAACTTTcctaacaaaattaaatatcatttattcattttatttattactacatttagtttttttttttgtttttcttctctctctcatagGCCCATATATTAATCTCATTTACGTATGGTCGAAGTTTGTGCCAATCAAGGGGGATGCAGAGTTGCAGAAGAGAAACCACTCTACTAAAGTTTCGGCTTATTACttcttttagtttaatttcttatcTAGTAGACTAGTAGTAACcgtgaaattattttactaCTCGACCGTGACCGTGAAAATAGCTTTTGGACTGAAAAGTTTGCAAGAATTGATGAAGtgatacaaaatttgaatcaaTTCATGTCAGAAGTGTTCGGATACAAAAACTTAGATGAAAAATCAACGATCGCTGCGTGCCACAAATTACGTGGAAACGTCTTCAAAAATACACTTTAACGAGCGGATGCTTCATAGAAATATATAGGAAGGGACTTATGGTGGCAAAAAAGTTGTGTCCACTAAAATAAGTTAAgtgaaatgaaaaattaaatgatataaaattattgaacCTTAGCTCCGAAGGAGAACATTGTTGACTTTAAAAGCAAAAcaccaaacaaagaagaagtggGTAGCGATCTTTATTTATTACCGGACAAATatcctttttatttaataaaacagcagaaattgatattattaaaactataagattttattagtttaaagTAAAACGTGTTCGAtcttgatcaaaaaaaaaaatgatttatttatttgtcaaaaattgtttagatAAAAGCAGGATAAAAGTTTGCTATAATTCGATACTCCTTCGATAACCTTAAATACtagtgttaaattttttgaaattttgtctatAATGGAACTACAATGGAATTTCATGCtaacattatataaaacaaaatctaaggTGTAACACAAATACTTTAGAATTTTGAGTTTTACgcaagaaaaaatcaaataatgaatcttgaaaactataaaatatcaaaagttaaCTTAAAATCATTGATCCCATAATTTTGAAGACAATAAACCTTTGGACTCGGCCGATAATCTAGAAAGTTGTGAAAACCGGCCACCTTCGATGGTGATTGATGGTGGTAATGTAATAATGTTAAACCGGTTAGGTTCTCTCAGTGCCATCGTTGAAATGATAACATGcgaaaaaaaggagagagataTAGTATAGAGAAGTAGATGAGAGTAGCCGTAATCTTGTACTAATAAAAACTAGATTGATTAAATGAAACGTTTAAccatgaaatatatataggaCCTAAAAGAAAACTGCCGACAAAACCTGAGGAGATGAGAACAAGATTGTTGTATTTGACTAGATTATCTCAAACACCGATGTCTtttaagtaaatatttttttaagtctcTAACAAACAAACGATCAACGCTTGTCCGTAGTCTCCACGGAACGTCCACTTTAATTAATGATATCAATATAATTAGTACTTCCACATTAACGATTACTTCGAAGTAATTTGTAAgtataaaaaattgaatacgATTctatttagaaagaaaataataatcaaatacaCACATCCAACATATGAATTATCAAACctaatatgtttttaaatgtaTCAATCGTaggttaaaagaaaaatatgtaatcTATCCACCCATATGAAAGTTAGGAAACAATTGGTgatgtaacaaaaaaagagattcaCTTTTTAGGGTAAGGACATGACAAGCTGTACTGTAGATTTCATGATGGGGTAACACCGATTTCCTTGAAAACGAGAGATCCAATCAATAAAagtctctctatctttttttttgttctctcatggaagaaaataatattcaagacgcttaaatatataattgaaattcAACGTTTTCATTTTCGTTAATGGAATGAGTAATCTTTTGAATGAGTAACGTTTGCCTTCTTTACACATTCCTCTGGTCTCTTAACCAACCTAAACCCACTTCACCTTAATTTAACCTCACAATTAATCAATACGAACATAAATTAACATTCTTTAACTCGATCTAACACAATGAAGCAAATTAGCAAACTATTAAACCAATAACGCTAAAAATTAACATCTCATGTGGTCAGACATCGATGGTTCAATATAGATTTGTAACCTCATTCACCGAACAAACAACAGAATCTTAATTGACGTTGTTCAGTTAATTTATGAAACCAAACAGTACATTGGTCGAGTGACTAATAATTCAGatagatattttgttaatgtaCAAACTTGAATTGAATAATGAATGTAGTAGTATTAACATTGATTAAAACAGTATGTAAGAAATGTGACTTCtaacttcaaaacaaaaaagtcgATCCAAAACTAACAATGGCAAACattaaccacttttcaaacTAAATGTACCTTTCAACTATACTTACCATTAAATGtgtcttaacttttttttcttagtgaCATACAGCcatgaaaaaaagttttaaaatgtatgAACCGAAATGATTTAAGCTTTGTAATTTCATGATATTTGACATGATTGCCTATATATTTTAGATCACATGATGGTAACGATCGATTTCACATTGcaataaaacaattatatatatatatatatttcattgtcGTATTCATTGTGgttgtttaataattaaaccaaattaaaacgACGAAATTAGTCCACTTTCTAATTATGTTAgcatataaacaaacaaagcagACAAATGGCCACCACCACGTTCGTCCTCCAAAGACAACGATGGTACGTCTCTTTTGACCCTACTCCTCACTCAcccaattctctctttttttcccttaCATTTTTCTCctcatttgaaaaaaaaagctaaatcATCAAAGTTTAATTTATTCTCCATCAACTATACGTACGAATATTTGGTGAAATCACCGACGAATACAATATTCGAAAAAGTAAACCAAATGATTCATAAGTTAAAAAGCAATAATCAAGaatattcaacaaaaatattcattgagtataataacaaaacaattcaacttgataatttcatttctctctatttcttaCAACCATATTATAAAACTATTATATCTATAAAATTTGACTAAAATGACGTCTTCTTCTTGACCTCTCTGTGTTCCCCGAGTTTTACTCCTCTTAACACTCCtcgaaacaaaaagaagatgttcttcttcttcttcttctttcttctcctctcttcttagttcatctttcttctctttacttCACAATCtcttacttttaaaattaatctTACTCGCCGGAACTTTTCTCTCTCACAACCgcttcaaacaaaatttctaagtTTATCCGAATATGAATAAACTAGTTGTAGAAATCGTTGACGCTAGCGATTTGATGCCAAAAGACGGACAAGGCTCAGCGAGTCCTTTCGTAGAAGTTGAATTCGACGAACAGCGTCAGAGAACGCAAACGCGGTTTAAAGATCTAAACCCTCAGTGGAACGAGAAGTTGGTTTTTAACGTCGGTGACTTGAAGCGTTTGAATAACAAGACTGTCGACGTCACTGTTTACGATGACCGCCGTGATAATCAGCCTGGGAAGTTTCTCGGCCGTGTTAAAATTGCCGGTGCGGTTGTTCCGTTATCGGAATCTGAATCCGGTGTTCAGAGATATCCTCTTGATAAACGAGGTTTGTTTTCTAACATTAAAGGTGATATCGCTTTGAGAATCTACGCCGCTCCTATCGACGGCGGCGATTTCGTCTCTCCTCCGCCGGATTTTGCTGAGAAAGTGatgaaagaagataagagattCGAATCTCAGgagtttcaatttcaaaatcagaatcagaatcagaatcacTACGAGCAGTTTGAAGATGAGATTAATAACATGGAGACGTTGAAgccgacgaagaagaaagagaaagagtcgAGAACTTTTCACTCAATCGGTGCTCAcgccggaggaggaggaggagctcCACCGATGTCACAAGCGAAACAAGCTTATCCTCCACCTCCGAATCAACCGGAGTTTAGGTCAGATTTCATGAGAGCTCCAGGACCACCGACTGGAGCAGTAATGCAGATGCAACCTCCGAGACAGCAGAATCCGGAGTTTCAGCTAATTGAAACTAGTCCTCCTTTAGCAGCTCGTATGAGACAATCTTACTATTACAGAAGCAGTGGAGATAAAACGTCGAGCACATACGATCTCGTTGAGCAGATGCATTACCTCTACGTTAGCGTCGTGAAAGCTCGAGATCTTCCTGTCATGGATGTTTCCGGTAGCTTAGATCCTTACGTTGAAGTGAAGCTAGGGAACTACAAAGGTTTAACGAAGCATTTGGAGAAGAATTCGAATCCGATCTGGAAACAGATCTTTGCCTTCTCTAAAGAGAGATTACAATCGAATCTTCTTGAAGTCACTGTGAAAGATAAAGATCTTTTGACTAAAGACGATTTCGTTGGAAGAGTTCATATTGATCTCACTGAAGTTCCTCTTAGAGTTCCTCCAGATAGTCCTTTGGCTCCACAGTGGTACAGGTTAGAGGATAAGAAAGGTATGAAGACGAACAGAGGAGAGATTATGCTTGCTGTTTGGATGGGAACTCAAGCTGATGAGTCGTTTCCAGATGCTTGGCACTCGGATGCGCACCGAGTGAGCCATTCGAATCTTTCAAATACGCGGTCCAAAGTTTACTTCTCGCCGAAGCTGTATTACTTGAGAATTCACGTAATGGAAGCTCAGGATCTTGTTCCGTCTGATAAAGGTAGAGTACCTGATGCGATTGTGAAGATTCAAGCGGGGAATCAGATGAGAGCGACGAGGACGCCTCAGATGCGGACGATGAATCCGCAGTGGCATGAGGAGCTTATGTTTGTTGTGTCTGAGCCGTTTGAGGATATGGTGATTGTTTCTGTTGATGATAGGATTGGTCCAGGGAAAGATGAAATATTGGGGAGGGTGTTTATACCTGTGAGGGATGTTCCGGTCAGGCAAGAGGTTGGGAAAATGCCTGATCCACGGTGGTTTAATCTACAAAGACATTCAATGTCTatggaggaagagaatgagaaaagaaaagagaagttCTCTAGTAAGATTCTGCTTCGGGTTTGTATAGAAGCAGGGTACCATGTCCTTGACGAGTCCACTCATTTCAGCAGCGATCTTCAACCTTCTTCAAAGCATTTGAGGAAGCCGAGTATTGGGATTCTTGAGCTTGGGATTCTCAGTGCTAGGAACTTGATGCCTATGAAAGGTAAAGATGGGAGAATGACTGATCCCTATTGTGTGGCGAAATATGGTAACAAATGGGTCAGAACCAGGACTCTTTTAGACGCACTTGCGCCTAAGTGGAACGAGCAATATACTTGGGAAGTTCATGATCCTTGCACGGTCATAACAATTGGAGTCTTTGACAATAGTCATGTCAACGATGGTGGTGACTTTAAGGACCAGAGGATTGGGAAAGTTAGAGTCAGGCTATCTACGCTGGAGACAGACCGGGTTTACACTCATTTCTACCCGTTGCTGGTTCTTACACCTGGTGGTTTAAAGAAGAATGGTGAACTTCAGCTAGCTCTGAGGTACACCTGCACCGGCTTTGTTAACATGATGGCACAGTATGGAAGACCGTTGTTGCCCAAAATGCATTATATTCAACCAATACCAGTCAGGCATATTGACTTGCTTAGGCATCAGGCGATGCAAATAGTTGCAACAAGACTATCAAGGTCCGAGCCACCTCTGAGACGAGAGGTTGTGGAGTACATGCTTGATGTAGACTACCATATGTTCAGTCTCAGGAGAAGCAAAGCTAATTTCAGCAGAATCATGTCGCTTCTCTCCTCGGTCACTCTGGTCTGCAAGTGGTTCAACGATATCTGCACATGGAGAAACCCGATCACAACGTGTCTGGTTCACGTTCTGTTCCTGATTCTTGTCTGCTACCCAGAACTGATTTTACCCACAGTCTTCCTCTACCTCTTTGTGATAGGCATGTGGAATTACCGGTACAGACCAAGACACCCACCTCACATGGACGCTCGAGTGTCCCAAGCAGACAATGCACACCCAGACGAGCTAGACGAAGAGTTCGACACTTTCCCGACCAGCAGACCGGCAGACATTGTCAGAATGAGGTATGATAGGCTTAGGAGCGTCGGTGGTAGAGTTCAGACAGTCGTAGGCGATCTGGCGACTCAAGGGGAGAGAATTCAAGCTCTTCTTAGCTGGAGAGACCCGAGAGCAACTGCTTTATTCATCGTCTTCGCATTGATCTGGGCCGTGTTTATCTATGTCACACCGTTCCAGGTGATTGCAATCATAATCGGTCTGTTCATGCTGCGTCATCCACGGTTCAGGAGCAGAATGCCTTCAGTACCTGCCAATTTCTTCAAGAGATTACCAGCCAAGTCAGATATGCTACTGTAAgtgtaaaagacaaaaaccaaaaaaaaaaaaagattctattTGTTGTAGTTTgtaacaaagaacaaaagtggGGAACTTTGTAGAGGGGAGCGAAGGAAACTAGTTTTTGCCTCTGAGGTTGAATCATTCGTATATTCTGTATTATACGTGAGCTTAATCATaaaccaacaaatattttttggggTACAAAATATTGCTTTGGGTTTGTCCCTTCTTACATATATCTACACAAAATGCACACTCGAACACATTCACAAACATGCAACCAAAAAAGAAGTGTCTCCGTGACGTTCTTGGGGAGCAAAATCATTGGTTTCGTGATTAAATGACCTTCGGGACCTTATCATCTCCGACAAGCCATCTGGCTAGCCAACAAGGATCACTAGCAAAGTGTTTGCATTGCATTGGAATGATCCCGAGATCGCTACCGATCTGAGTGTATTCATTGAAATCGCTTTCCATctccgtttcttcttcttcaatgtcCATTACATCGATTGTGTTCATGCGGAGAACTTCCGCAAAGTTCTGTTCAAACTCATGATCGTTCTCAAATGGTTCCATCGCTGGACACTGTTTAAATCAGATCATAAAAGAAACGGAATATTGATCTTAGTTTCTGCAATCTATCAATATATCATTCCAGCAAGATAAAAGAATCTGAACCTGACAGAATTGGGCGTAATGTCTGTAAATTTCGCTGTTTTCATCTTGGTCACCGAGGAGAGTGCCACCATACCAACCATTGGCTTCATTGGTTGATGTAATCGATAGATACCTATAAATTGAAACAACTGAATAAGTGATTTGATGCACTGGCGACAAAATCTGAATGTTTTGCCAACAGACTTGGTCAATAGTTGAGGGTCTCATTCAGTAATGAGTTTGCTAATAATAACCAGAATTTCAATATTGCATTCTGAAGGATGTTTACATgtcagagagaagaaaaaagaaatcagtACCTTTGGAAGATATCTCCTTGATGACGGTCGGACTTAGAAAGCCAGTCCAAGTTGCAGAAATCGTTGACTCTCTCAGTCGAGGTTACTCCTTTCTCACTATCGTCTGCACCAGATTTTGTGGCAGAGCTACTCTCTTCGGGCTTTCTTGAACCAAACAGCCAATTGGGGCTCTTGAGTTGAATCTCACTGCAGATAGaaagtcaagaaaaataaGCTAAGATTCGAAAAGTCATGGTTTGGTTTGAGCCTAAAGCTATGTTCTTTTCTAAACTAGAAACTATCTTTCTACTTTCTTAAAGGGATAAAATGTCATTCCCAAAACTCAAGGCAAAGGCCTAATAAGatgattgaaaatttcaaGTGAGAATCATTACGCTGCATCAGGAGCCACACCAGTGCTTCCAGTGTTGCCACCTGGCCTTTGGTCTGTCTCACTACAAAGCCTCACGTTCTTTATTGAACTGCATGTCTGCTCTATCAGTTTGTCAAACGATGTCAGCTTCTTCCGCGAGAAGTCGTCTCTGAAAGCTGGCACTGGTGCAAGATTGACTCCAATACCACTCATAGGTTTAGCAATGGACTGGACCCTGCATACACCCAAAGTTAGATATCTCATTATCTTGGgaaattaaatttaacatCTTTGGTATTGCCCGAACTGGTTCATATGTCCATTAAACTTGACGTCCAGTATCCGGCACGgctaaaaatattatttgcaTATAATGAAGAACCACAATCTGACAAGCACTAGGTTCATTAAATATAAGTCTTACCCGATATCTGGGAAAATATCATCTCCAATCCCTGAAACATGGAGATAGTAATCAGAATCCAGCTCCCAGAGCGCAGGTTTCCCTTCCTGAGGTTGAAAGTAGCCCAAGAATCTGCTCGGGATAAAGGTCATTAGTTACTAGGACTTGAGATTCaatagaaactaaaaaaaagaaaaagttctTAGCCAACTATCCATCAGACAAGTCAATATCTTGgcagttattattattagtaatGCCTAAGCTAATGCCAGGGCTCTGTTGCCTCTTATCAGAAATGAACCTAGAACTCAGAAACTTATTCTAAAAGCCTTCGTACTATTGCTACATCACTGGCAAACTACAAATAGTAAAGACTTAGCAAGAAACTGAAGTGACTTGGGCAAGAAAGGGAGGTTTATTACAAGTTTATGGCGTCTTGCTTTTCGCCATCAGTGTAGGTATTGCTGTAGTATCGTTTGATAGACTTGAGAAACTCTCTAGACTGTGTCGTGGCCTTCCATTTCCCCTGCCTTTCTGGGAAAACCTATAATCCATTCAACAACGTTACTGAATAAGCATtgcaaatattgttttgttaagagGTGGTCGAAGGTGATAAATAGTATTATTACAGTGTTATGAGCAGCTGAGCCGCCATATTGTTGTGCAAGGGCATCTCCCATGCTCTGGTACATATCCATAAGTGCAGCAGCTATGCTACTGTCAGGGTCGATCTTAGGTGTATCGCTCAAACCCATTGCATGCAGCTGCCGGCCTAAAGCAGCCAAACCATATGCATACTGTGCTACATTTGTTCGATCCAAGCAATCGATACAGTTAGTACGCAGAACACCACTTTGGTAACGAGGAGCTGAAGAATTAGTTCCCtcgtcttttttttgttgggttagcttcatctctttctctcgatTAGCAAGAGCACTAAGTATATCATTTGCACTCTCACCCCTTGAAAGTTCCGCAGAGTAAGCTCTTAGATCACGCAGAGAAGGTTCCCTGCAGTACTTATCTCTATTACAGCGAGAAAGGTAACAAATAGCTCCAGTgtgtaaaataatatatagcaggttacaaaacaaaaccaaatttctgGTTGAATATAAGTAGCAGACCATATCATCAACACAATTACCTTGCAGTGTTAGCATGACTAAGTTGGCTAGCCTTCTTCTTAACAATTTTAGGCTTGCCGCTGAAATATAATCCAGTCAAATCAAGGGCTTCGCTTGCTACAGCACCCAAAACAGCCAATACATTCGCCGACTTGCTATAACATGGACAATATAAAGCAATGTGAGTTCAGGCTAAAATGTGGGAAAACAACTCCACAACATTTTACCTCTTCGCAAATTTATGGAAATCCCAGTGGATGAATTTGAGATGATTTTCTTCACGAAAAATTGAATTTAGATAACCCACAGCATTCGCAAACTCACGTCTTAGCACCATTTCCCTTGGCCTTTTCTCAACTGTCTGAATATTTCCATGGATATTTGTCTATAAGTACAAAAGGCATAACCATCTCTAGATAAAAAAGGACATTAATAAATAGAAAGAGTAACCTTAATTAAGTTGAGCACAATGATCGGATTCCCATATCGATTCACCAGGTCTTCAAAATGCATTTTGGTTGACTCATATGTAGGGTCATACCTCTGTACTGAGGCCAAAACAACGGAATTAAAGAATCAGGAGTCATTTATAAGAAGCAAGTAGATCAAAAAATACATACACATTAAATGGTGTAATATAGATAACAGACGCATGCTAGGTTAGTTTCTCACAGAAGATATCAGGCTTAGGACTAAATCTGGAGGCCTCTTGTGACCAAAAGAGTGGAATTGACCCTCGCATCTGCACCACTGAGCTCATTTTTCCTTTGCATGATCCagcttcatcatcaagaacaagtTGTTCTGTTTCAACATCATTTGCAACCCTTCCACGATCATTCACTCCCCTTTTCAAGTAACTGAAATACAAGTTTTACAGAATGAAAAGggctatatatattttacagtaAAAAACGGAGACAATCATCCAAACTGGTCTAGAAAAGGTCACATCACTAATTATATTCACCCTAACCAAAGTTCCTAAAGATAAAAGGTATAACTAAGAAAGGGCATCAGAAAATCGAAACGGTCACCATGAATTTGTCATACATTAGAGGCCTGATAAGAAAGAATTCTTACCGTGTGCCTGCAAAATGTCGAGAACGTCTGGAGACTAAAGTAACACTGAAGTCTCTTCCATATATTGATAGTCTTATCTGAATGATGGGGAAAGTTAGTTAGAACCATTTTAACTCCTGGCATCAAACATAGGATTGAAGCCCTAAGACAATACCTGCTTAAAGTGCCCATGAACTAATGCCAGTGTCCAAATAGTGTTGTTGCACCTTGATCGAATAGGCTGCGTCAGATACGAATTCCATACGAATATGTTATCATAAGGCATCCCTTCCTCACCAGATGATAGAACATTCTTTTGCAAGCTTTGCATTATAGGGTAAGTGTAACTGTAGAAGAAATCTTTTGTCAAATCTACACTTGACAGAAGCTTCTTGTACCTGCAAATAAAGGAAAGATACAAAGAACTTTGTGAAATAATATATGGTGCAATAAGAATTTAAAAGTGGGAATAGCTAGCTTCACTCAAACTTCAGAAAGGGAAATCAAAATTCCTAGATACAGACCTTAGTTCAGTTTTGGAATTCGCAACATCAGATTGAATAGTTGCATGTGGAACACTGATCATTTGACTTTCATCAATAGCATATATCGCATGCCCGCATATACATCCAATCTGTCGCCGTTTTGTAACCAAAACTAAATAGTATGACTCCATAAACTTAGCACAACCTACAAGGCACAAATTTTACTCAACTTAGCTCACTACACAAGATccaaaatatacaaacaagACAAGCATTGCTTCCCCAAAGACTAACCAGCAATTCCATAGACTTTGGCCACAAAAGCCAATCCTCCCGTGGCACGATTGCCTTCAGCGATACGCTGAAGCAGACTCTTGATCTCTTGAGGCGAATATACAACAGGATCTTCACTAATATTAAGCTCAGATGGCTCTGAACGATCAATCTTCAACACTCTGAAGAATCTTTTATTCCTATCACTCCCTACTAGATAAAACCTCTGcacaaagaaaattatatgaCAAGCAATTCAATCTAGGGTTCCCTTAACGATTCCAATCATTCCAACACACATTTTTCGCATTAGAGAGTGCCTAAGCGATGGTGAAATCAAATGAGAAACGTTTGATGCAATCTTCCTCATTAGTCTTTAGAATCAACAATTTCTGAATCGGTTTAAGCTTACCGCTCTGGTTTCGTAGAGTTTGAATTTCTCGAGGGCATACGAATCGGGATCGGACTCTGCATCGTTGGACGGTTGAATCTTGTTGgcgaaagaagagaaagtcgAAGTCGTTGAGTTTTCCGATTTCGCCATATTGGATCAATCTATCTATCTGGAGAAACGATCAAACACTCTGAAGCCGGCGATGGTTTCAGGCGATCATTTTGCGATCGGAAAAGTGTTCGGAAGATAAGGGGTGTTTTCgtacttttctattttaggATCGTGTTCATTGAATTAATTATCCTTTGTccctttctttatctttttgaaCTAATATCTTactcttaaattaaaattggataaatttataagaaaatatattattcttaatttataaaatttgatacattgtaaaaagaaaaattaacatatTCAGAATTCAGATTTACATTTTGCATGCATAAAGTAATATTTACTTGAATGTATACTGTTTagatattttgattaaaaaatgattgttAAGCTCTTAATTGTTTATgctttttactgttttaaaataaagaattaaattGTGATTGATATTGTTTATTAGTTAggtaaaaattataatttaatttgtttcaatGGATATTTGTAGGGTCTTTTGGCTTCTTTCACTTATGTATTTTAAGTCAATAATCCTTGTCAACATATTCCCTCCACATGATCCGTTTCAATATCCACAAACCACAACCAAGCAAATTCTTTAGCTTTCTCACACCATCCATATTCACTATCACTTGTATGCATAGATATGCATATAGATGTACATAGATATCTTACTTCCTAGTTCTAATTTGAGttacaaaaatgttgaaatttcCACTTTGTTGCAGTGAGTTATCTTTAGAACCGAAGATTCTAGCTTTTGAAAGTCAGCTTGTTTCGGGGCGACGCGATACAATCAAAGTTTCTGCGGGAAAAATCGGAAATTTCTCTCTTGGTTCGGTAAGATTTCACTATACATCCATATACAATATGATATGTTATCATCGTCAATGAAGAGTTTTGTTAATTCTTCAAAAGGTTTATATAAACAGATATTCAAAAGTTGTGAGACTTGTGGAGCCAAAGGAGCAATTGAATGTCCCGGTTGCAAGGTActaatttgattttcattaCTAGATACTATGTAATAAACTAATACCTTTAGTGTATGATCAATCTTTTCCAGACCATACCTATTCATTTTACTCTTTCTTACTCTATATTTATGCATATACTAGACAAAATTCTCTTGTTGTCTACAGGGAACAggtaaaaataagaagaacGGAAATATGTTTGAGAGGTGGAAGTAAGTAATAACTAACAATGTCACATGGTTCTCAAATATCAATCTAAAAATTTACAGTTCAATGAGTACTTAAGGAGAGTTAATTTGGGATTTTGAATATGTGCAGATGTTTTGATTGTCAAGGATTTGGTATGAAGAGTTGTCCTAAATGTGGCAAGGGAGGCTTGACGCCTGAACAGAGAGGGGAACGATAGACTTATactatttgtttttcctaCATAAGTTAATTTTGTGATACAAACATGTCTCTATTCCTATAACATTTCAGTCGTATAATTTgcatgtaaaaataaaaatcattaataaattatattttcgcTAGAATATTACAAAGCGTTTAGAAATGAGAAAGTGATAttaacaaagtaaaaaaaaaaatgatatattgtTAAGAACACATAAAATAGTCACACTTTCTGCTTACAAAACGGAAATGTAACTTTTAGTTGGCTTTTAACACGAAATATTAAGTTTTAGTTGCGCTTCGGAcgttatgtttttttgaatCGTGTTTTCGCCATGTTCTTTTGTGCATAGGGAACCTTCGATTCCAATTCCATATCGATCAGTGTACCTCCGAAGAACCTTTCTTTGAACGTCGTAGTTCATGTTAGCCAATA
This sequence is a window from Arabidopsis thaliana chromosome 1 sequence. Protein-coding genes within it:
- the ATSAC1 gene encoding Phosphoinositide phosphatase family protein (suppressor of actin 1 (ATSAC1); CONTAINS InterPro DOMAIN/s: Synaptojanin, N-terminal (InterPro:IPR002013); BEST Arabidopsis thaliana protein match is: Phosphoinositide phosphatase family protein (TAIR:AT3G14205.1); Has 2374 Blast hits to 1664 proteins in 228 species: Archae - 0; Bacteria - 0; Metazoa - 925; Fungi - 777; Plants - 320; Viruses - 0; Other Eukaryotes - 352 (source: NCBI BLink).) produces the protein MAKSENSTTSTFSSFANKIQPSNDAESDPDSYALEKFKLYETRARFYLVGSDRNKRFFRVLKIDRSEPSELNISEDPVVYSPQEIKSLLQRIAEGNRATGGLAFVAKVYGIAGCAKFMESYYLVLVTKRRQIGCICGHAIYAIDESQMISVPHATIQSDVANSKTELRYKKLLSSVDLTKDFFYSYTYPIMQSLQKNVLSSGEEGMPYDNIFVWNSYLTQPIRSRCNNTIWTLALVHGHFKQIRLSIYGRDFSVTLVSRRSRHFAGTRYLKRGVNDRGRVANDVETEQLVLDDEAGSCKGKMSSVVQMRGSIPLFWSQEASRFSPKPDIFLQRYDPTYESTKMHFEDLVNRYGNPIIVLNLIKTVEKRPREMVLRREFANAVGYLNSIFREENHLKFIHWDFHKFAKSKSANVLAVLGAVASEALDLTGLYFSGKPKIVKKKASQLSHANTAREPSLRDLRAYSAELSRGESANDILSALANREKEMKLTQQKKDEGTNSSAPRYQSGVLRTNCIDCLDRTNVAQYAYGLAALGRQLHAMGLSDTPKIDPDSSIAAALMDMYQSMGDALAQQYGGSAAHNTVFPERQGKWKATTQSREFLKSIKRYYSNTYTDGEKQDAINLFLGYFQPQEGKPALWELDSDYYLHVSGIGDDIFPDIGVQSIAKPMSGIGVNLAPVPAFRDDFSRKKLTSFDKLIEQTCSSIKNVRLCSETDQRPGGNTGSTGVAPDAAEIQLKSPNWLFGSRKPEESSSATKSGADDSEKGVTSTERVNDFCNLDWLSKSDRHQGDIFQRYLSITSTNEANGWYGGTLLGDQDENSEIYRHYAQFCQCPAMEPFENDHEFEQNFAEVLRMNTIDVMDIEEEETEMESDFNEYTQIGSDLGIIPMQCKHFASDPCWLARWLVGDDKVPKVI
- a CDS encoding SSUH2-like protein (unknown protein; LOCATED IN: chloroplast; EXPRESSED IN: 21 plant structures; EXPRESSED DURING: 13 growth stages; Has 87 Blast hits to 86 proteins in 34 species: Archae - 0; Bacteria - 13; Metazoa - 27; Fungi - 0; Plants - 40; Viruses - 0; Other Eukaryotes - 7 (source: NCBI BLink).) is translated as MLKFPLCCSELSLEPKILAFESQLVSGRRDTIKVSAGKIGNFSLGSIFKSCETCGAKGAIECPGCKGTGKNKKNGNMFERWKCFDCQGFGMKSCPKCGKGGLTPEQRGER